One window from the genome of Leptospira johnsonii encodes:
- a CDS encoding TetR/AcrR family transcriptional regulator — protein sequence MIERILERTFLLFLSSGFAKTNTDQIAKHIGISKRTLYKYYDTKDKLIDSVFELMRSKVQAKFDKVLQDKTKDPIDRLKEILFFISDLGSKMSKTFAKDIEMVRPDLFITMREFRKQRILSLGDLLREGQKAGQIRKDVTPELTIDILLAAVDGILNPTYLFQSPYSNTMAFDAIVTIFLEGVQEKH from the coding sequence ATGATAGAAAGAATTTTAGAAAGAACCTTTCTACTTTTTTTGTCTTCTGGCTTTGCGAAAACGAATACGGACCAGATTGCAAAACATATCGGTATCAGCAAAAGAACATTATATAAATATTATGATACTAAGGATAAGCTTATCGATTCCGTTTTCGAACTAATGAGATCCAAGGTCCAGGCAAAGTTTGATAAGGTTTTGCAGGATAAGACTAAGGACCCGATCGATCGTCTGAAAGAAATCCTATTCTTCATTTCGGATCTGGGATCTAAGATGTCCAAAACATTTGCAAAAGATATTGAGATGGTCCGCCCTGATCTTTTCATCACTATGAGAGAGTTCCGAAAACAAAGGATATTAAGTTTAGGGGACCTTCTCCGGGAAGGACAAAAAGCGGGACAAATCCGGAAAGATGTCACACCGGAGCTGACGATTGATATTTTACTGGCAGCAGTGGACGGGATCTTAAATCCGACTTACTTATTCCAAAGTCCTTATTCTAATACGATGGCATTCGATGCGATCGTTACCATCT